The nucleotide window TGGCCGGCGCCGTGTTCAGCGGCTTCGCGATGGTCATCACGCTCATCGTCCCGGCGCGCAAGTACCTGGGCCTCAGGGACGTGATTACGGACCGGCACCTGGAGAACATGAACAAGGTCATCCTGGCGACGGGCCTGCTCGTCTCCTACGGGTACCTGATGGAGCACTTCATCGCGTGGTACTCGCAGAACCAGTACGAGTTCTGGACGTTCTACGTGAACCGCGCGACGGGCCCCTACGCCGGCGTGTACTGGCTGATGATCGCCTGCAACGTCATCACGCCGAACATCTTCTGGTTCCGGAAGTGCCGGACCAGCATCCCCATCATGTGGGTCGCCTCCATCGCCGTGAACATCGGCATGTGGTGCGAGCGCTTCATCATCATCGTCACGTCGCTGAGCCAGGACTTCCTGCCGTCGTCCTGGGGCATCTACACGCCGACGTGGGTGGACTGGAGCATCTACGTGGGAACGCTGGGCCTGTTCGGCACCCTGTTCCTGCTGTTCCTGAAGTTCGTGCCCGCGGTGGCCATCAGCGAGGTGAAGGAGCTCCAGCTCGAGCTCAAGCACGCCGCCCACCACAACAGCCACGGAGCGCACTAGAGTCATGGAAGCCAAGGTCCTCGATTCCTGGGTGCTGGCCGAGTTCGCGACGCCAGACATCCTCGTGGATGCCACCCGCCAGATGCGGGAGAAGGGCTTCCAGGGGATGGATACGTACTCCCCCTATCCGTTGCACGGCGGCTCGGAGGCCCTGGGCCTCCCGCCGTCCCGCGTGCCCTTCATCGCCCTGTGCGGCGGCCTGACGGGCCTGGTGACGGCGCTCTCCATGCAGACGTGGATGAACACCGTCGACTACAAGCTGAACATCGGCGGTCGCCCGCTGCTGTCGCTGCCGGCGTGGGTGCCCATCACCTTCGAGCTGTCGGTGCTGTTCGCCGCGTTCGGCATCTTCTTCGG belongs to Myxococcus fulvus and includes:
- a CDS encoding DUF3341 domain-containing protein, producing the protein MEAKVLDSWVLAEFATPDILVDATRQMREKGFQGMDTYSPYPLHGGSEALGLPPSRVPFIALCGGLTGLVTALSMQTWMNTVDYKLNIGGRPLLSLPAWVPITFELSVLFAAFGIFFGLLGLSRLPQPYHPVFESEEFRSASTHGYWLSVPHATGQDSTAVIDQLKALGATQVTVVTGEKE